The Accipiter gentilis chromosome 14, bAccGen1.1, whole genome shotgun sequence genome contains a region encoding:
- the PPP1R3D gene encoding protein phosphatase 1 regulatory subunit 3D, whose product MEVRGPRRNPSYLSDLYQNMLRAGEAPGRGQQQPPAVHTSSSLTLRSSTPAKGGPQPNKLQSSTSSSCDPALRPIIRRRARSLPASTERRKLAAVQCQVPGCQSRMNRVRFADALGLELTEVKVFQTGEDPSIPLHVLSRLSINSDLWYSSSDLEFTMQCLVPDFQQPADCVDFSSRLQEQQVCLERVTSSDLGLNGTIQVRNVAFEKRVSVRYTFNQWKSLHEVCAHWHSSIPEKNGQDQVDVFTFFLPVPPFLLQLSSVVEFAARYQVNGQEYWDNNRGKNYSLTCRSHPLKMPRECEESWIHFI is encoded by the coding sequence ATGGAGGTACGTGGTCCTCGGAGGAATCCCAGCTACCTCTCTGATCTCTATCAGAACATGTTACGGGCTGGAGAAGCACCGGGacgagggcagcagcagcccccagcagtCCATACAAGTAGCAGCCTGACTCTTCGGAGCAGTACCCCAGCCAAGGGGGGCCCTCAGCCAAATAAGCTTCAGAGCAGCACTTCCTCCAGCTGTGATCCAGCATTACGGCCTATCATACGCCGCCGAGCAAGATCTTTGCCTGCATCGACCGAAAGAAGGAAGCTTGCAGCAGTGCAGTGTCAAGTTCCTGGATGTCAGAGTCGTATGAACAGGGTGAGATTTGCTGATGCTTTGGGCTTGGAGCTCACTGAAGTGAAAGTCTTCCAGACTGGGGAGGATCCATCGATCCCCTTGCATGTCCTTTCCAGGCTCTCCATAAATTCAGACCTGTGGTACAGCAGCTCAGACTTGGAGTTTACTATGCAGTGCTTGGTCCCTGACTTCCAGCAGCCTGCAGACTGTGTGGATTTCTCGTCCCGACTTCAGGAGCAGCAGGTGTGTCTTGAACGAGTGACCAGCTCAGATCTGGGGCTCAATGGCACCATACAGGTTCGCAATGTTGCTTTCGAGAAGCGCGTATCTGTGCGATACACCTTCAACCAGTGGAAGAGCCTGCATGAAGTGTGTGCTCATTGGCACAGTAGCATCCCTGAGAAAAACGGGCAGGATCAGGTCGatgttttcactttctttctccctgtgcctcctttcctccttcagcTGTCCTCTGTAGTCGAGTTTGCAGCAAGGTACCAAGTCAATGGCCAGGAGTACTGGGATAACAACAGAGGCAAAAACTACAGTCTCACCTGCCGGTCTCACCCCCTTAAGATGCCTAGAGAATGTGAGGAGAGCTGGATCCACTTCATCTGA